A window of the Sabethes cyaneus chromosome 1, idSabCyanKW18_F2, whole genome shotgun sequence genome harbors these coding sequences:
- the LOC128732562 gene encoding uncharacterized protein LOC128732562: protein MMQNYDNGADGSSEQHLNKRHVKRTKRKELKCEILRMKAELEKTMMEKEELSRRLAEIDDANFDEARSSTMYDQQTSENETFFTTMNNLSLTSLNIPECTPAAGDTEINKRGYDHWKGVFNASLNLIQASDEATRYDLFRIKAGPLLLELFEGTTTQQGMPDEKQFAYSNAMARLDAHFASRAYILSQRSKLTNMAQRNGEPNIDYVKRVAAASKLCNYKPDEEFEAMSRTITRGSTDSRIRTLAYRVLTDGGSLNELLDQVRIRQVELENEDDYRRLHHPRVETIAAVSRQSRDHAQSRRSQYQTPYQYKGNRGSGRGGFLRVTKNQRINKSCWRCLSTYHTPADCFHADKICRSCGRRGHIERACSTKVKQELEKRRCTEDEAEPPSKIAAILQMGEEEDHYKEVMQVDNNE, encoded by the exons ATGATGCAAAATTACGACAATGGTGCAGACGGTAGCAGCGAACAGCATTTGAACAAAAG GCACGTGAAGCGAACGAAAAGGAAGGAACTGAAATGCGAGATACTAAGGATGAAAGCAGAATTGGAAAAGACGATGATGGAAAAGGAAGAGTTAAGTCGTCGTTTGGCTGAAATAGATGATGCGAACTTCGATGAAGCCAGATCTAGTACGATGTACGACCAGCAGACCAGCGAGAACGAGACTTTTTTCACAACAATGAACAATTTGTCCTTGACTAGCCTCAACATTCCGGAATGTACGCCAGCAGCAGGGGATACGGAAATTAATAAACGAGGGTATGATCACTGGAAGGGTGTTTTCAACGCTTCATTAAACCTTATTCAAGCTAGCGATGAAGCTACCAGATATGATTTGTTTCGTATTAAAGCGGGTCCATTGTTACTCGAATTGTTTGAAGGAACCACTACACAACAAGGAATGCCGGATGAAAAACAGTTTGCATATTCCAATGCAATGGCACGATTGGACGCTCATTTCGCTTCGAGGGCATATATTTTGTCGCAACGCAGCAAACTGACAAATATGGCCCAACGTAATGGTGAGCCAAACATTGATTACGTGAAAAGAGTTGCAGCAGCTTCAAAGTTATGCAACTATAAACCAGATGAGGAATTCGAAGCAATGTCACGCACCATCACTAGAGGATCAACGGACAGTCGCATCAGAACGCTTGCTTATCGGGTGCTTACCGATGGAGGATCCCTAAACGAATTACTCGACCAAGTTCGTATTAGACAAGTGGAATTAGAAAATGAGGACGATTACCGTAGACTTCATCATCCAAGGGTTGAAACCATTGCGGCCGTTTCACGCCAATCGAGGGATCATGCCCAGTCTCGTCGCAGCCAATATCAAACACCATATCAGTATAAGGGTAACCGTGGAAGTGGCAGAGGAGGTTTTCTTCGCGTAACGAAGAACCAGAGAATCAACAAATCGTGCTGGAGGTGCTTGAGTACATATCACACTCCAGCAGATTGTTTTCATGCCGATAAAATATGCCGTAGTTGCGGTCGCCGGGGGCACATTGAACGTGCATGCTCCACTAAAGTGAAACAAGAACTCGAGAAACGCCGCTGTACGGAAGACGAAGCTGAACCACCCAGTAAAATTGCAGCAATTCTCCAAATGGGTGAAGAAGAGGATCATTATAAGGAGGTAATGCAAGTTGATAATAATGAATAA